A portion of the Lolium rigidum isolate FL_2022 chromosome 1, APGP_CSIRO_Lrig_0.1, whole genome shotgun sequence genome contains these proteins:
- the LOC124683706 gene encoding uncharacterized protein LOC124683706: MDVHGGIAMAATAPRLPPAASMATRRTWSAASPNMPTRRIRIIPSRLLVVASAQSNFSKAVQTAWRVGKDAVDTGSSLVPSSVPRPVARIGVTFLAVSVGLFLLKSVISTALFVLAMMGLIYFAFLAMNPKEGSRSVDEGDNLSDDPAEEARRIMEKYK; this comes from the exons ATGGACGTCCATGGCGGTATAGCCATGGCTGCTACCGCCCcacggcttcctccggcggcctcCATGGCTACTCGCCGGACTTGGTCAGCCGCTTCCCCTAACATGCCCACGCGTCGGATACGCATCATCCCCTCgcgcctcctcgtcgtcgcctccGCGCAGTCCAACTTCTCCAAAG CTGTTCAGACAGCATGGAGGGTTGGCAAGGATGCCGTTGACACTGGAAGTTCTCTTGTCCCA AGTTCAGTTCCACGGCCAGTTGCTAGGATAGGCGTTACATTCCTGGCGGTGTCGGTCGGCCTTTTTCTTCTCAAGTCCGTTATCTCCACTGCATTGTTTGTGCTG GCGATGATGGGGCTTATATATTTCGCCTTCCTGGCAATGAacccaaaagagggatctaggagTGTGGACGAAGGGGACAATCTATCGGACGACCCTGCCGAAGAAGCCCGACGTATAATGGAGAAATACAAGTGA